A DNA window from Plasmodium brasilianum strain Bolivian I chromosome 12, whole genome shotgun sequence contains the following coding sequences:
- a CDS encoding hypothetical protein (conserved Plasmodium protein), translating to MFHVPQNLIVHYHHCSIKDVGDVFIDCLNVQLFFLKNVLNCPFLHLVEEIHPFSNYGSYPYAFNTLEGNILYDTEIIDYLKNIYLFGSIEYELYFGILNELKTILIYYLWADDKIYNNFTKKIYKDRKLREENLEKCKMRGLDNHSFNIKRLKTILNILDNILYDKNKSRSEINMELQNVLLSKPTLIEFVKSLNDTHKVWKNEKSFLLGICNTC from the exons atGTTTCATGTTCCTCAAAATTTAATTGTTCATTACCATCATTGTTCTATAAAAGATGTTGGCGATGTTTTTATAGACTGTTTAAAtgttcaattattttttctaaagaaCGTTTTAAATTGTCCTTTCTTACATTTAGTAGAAGAAATACATCCTTTTAGCAATTATGGGTCTTACCCATATGCTTTTAATACCTTAGAGgggaatattttatatgacaCGGAAATTATTGACtatttgaaaaat atttatttatttggtTCGATtgaatatgaattatattttggaATTTTGAATGAACTAAAGACAATATTG ATATACTACCTATGGGCAGATGACAAAatttacaataattttaccaaaaaaatatataaagatag AAAGCTGAGAGaagaaaatttagaaaaatgcaaaatgagAGGATTAGACAACCACAGTTTT aatataaaacggttgaaaacaattttaaatatattagataatattttgtatgaTAAGAACAAATCCAGATCAGAAA TTAACATGGAGTTACAAAATGTTTTACTATCCAAGCCGACTTTAATAGAATTTGTTAAAAGCCTCAACGATACTCACAAAGTGTGGAAAAATGAGAAATCGTTTCTTTTAGGTATCTGCAACACATGCTAG
- a CDS encoding ribosomal protein S14, protein MAARNPGPYLNQVPLGFPSYNRRVYRDILARRAFMESEVNTRVYKNIFENLGFKGQIRINNKVGVNRIRMRCIQGGYSRGIYKFTRMAKMAFFQTAREGWLKKYGYRADLFR, encoded by the exons ATGGCAGCAAGAAACCCAGGTCCATATTTGAATCAAGTACCATTAGGATTTCCTAGTTATAACAGAAGAGTGTACAGAGATATTTTAGCAAGGCGGGCTTTTATGGAATCTGAAGTAAACACAAgggtttataaaaatatttttgaaaaccTTGGTTTTAAAGGACAAATAAGAATTAACAATAAA GTTGGTGTTAATAGAATACGGATGAGGTGTATACAAGGAGGATATTCTAGaggaatttataaatttacgCGAATGGCAAAAATGGCCTTTTTTCAAACAGCTAGAGAAGGTtggttaaaaaaatatggttaTAGAGCTGACCTGTTCAGGTAA